In Streptomyces sp. DG2A-72, one genomic interval encodes:
- a CDS encoding O-antigen ligase, giving the protein MGTQYGAEPRPAGTPKAVGIVWGLLVLNTLGSAGAKTIVPLPRSLIQMVTMGALVAAFALALALNRRLRIRASAYVLLLTLLLVPSVISSVYLESGFGALFRCARLALFVGTLWLLSRWWDGGLTFVRHHIRMYFAVLGSVAAGLAISPGAALPDLYGGRLVGALWPLTPPQIGQYAAVIIGLTVLLVLGRRTDRAGAAVVIVPSLVLLALTHTRTATLGLFIGLALAIGSLILTSAAARRFFTWTVLCATVAAVGFSSALQAWFLRGQSQENFSNLTGRAKVWEALLAAPRTTAEKVFGMGLGDKSFGGLPIDNSWLAVYQEQGLIGVALVAAIIIVLGGVALLRPPSLERACAIFLISYCAIASYTEAGLGDASPYLLHLALAASLLAAPAVTAPVAMPEVPRRHIPRWARRSEVI; this is encoded by the coding sequence ATGGGCACGCAGTACGGCGCGGAACCGCGCCCCGCCGGCACACCGAAGGCCGTCGGAATCGTCTGGGGGCTGCTGGTCCTCAACACGCTCGGCTCCGCCGGGGCGAAGACCATCGTCCCGCTGCCCCGCTCCCTCATCCAGATGGTCACCATGGGCGCGCTGGTCGCCGCGTTCGCGCTGGCGCTCGCGCTCAATCGCCGGCTGCGCATCCGGGCCAGCGCCTATGTGCTCCTGCTCACCCTGCTGCTGGTGCCGAGCGTGATCTCCAGCGTGTACCTGGAGTCCGGGTTCGGCGCGCTGTTCCGCTGCGCCCGGCTGGCCCTCTTCGTCGGCACGCTGTGGCTGCTCAGCCGCTGGTGGGACGGCGGCCTGACGTTCGTCAGGCACCACATCCGGATGTACTTCGCGGTGCTCGGATCGGTGGCCGCCGGCCTGGCCATCTCACCGGGCGCGGCCCTGCCCGACCTCTACGGCGGGCGCCTCGTCGGCGCGTTGTGGCCGCTCACCCCGCCGCAGATCGGACAGTACGCCGCGGTGATCATCGGGCTCACCGTGCTGCTCGTACTGGGCCGCAGAACCGACCGGGCCGGCGCGGCGGTGGTCATCGTGCCGTCACTCGTCCTGCTCGCGTTGACCCACACCCGGACGGCCACGCTCGGCCTGTTCATCGGCCTTGCGCTGGCGATCGGCTCGCTCATCCTGACCAGCGCCGCCGCCCGCCGGTTCTTCACCTGGACGGTGCTGTGCGCCACGGTGGCCGCGGTGGGGTTCAGCTCCGCGCTCCAGGCGTGGTTCCTGCGCGGACAGAGCCAGGAGAACTTCTCCAACCTCACCGGTCGGGCCAAGGTCTGGGAGGCCCTGCTGGCAGCGCCCCGGACGACCGCGGAGAAGGTGTTCGGCATGGGCCTGGGCGACAAGTCGTTCGGCGGGCTGCCGATCGACAACAGCTGGCTGGCCGTTTACCAGGAACAGGGTCTGATCGGCGTCGCCCTGGTGGCGGCGATCATCATCGTCCTGGGCGGCGTCGCGTTGCTGCGGCCACCGTCGCTGGAGAGGGCCTGCGCGATCTTCCTGATCAGCTACTGCGCGATCGCGTCGTACACCGAGGCCGGCCTTGGCGACGCCTCGCCGTATCTGCTGCATCTGGCCCTGGCCGCCTCGCTGTTGGCGGCACCGGCCGTGACCGCTCCTGTCGCGATGCCCGAAGTCCCGCGACGACACATCCCGCGCTGGGCCCGTAGATCGGAGGTGATCTGA
- a CDS encoding glycosyltransferase, translating to MYVLVVHNRYASAQPSGENKVVDQEVELLRAAGHRVEVFERRSDDIAARSLLGKVAVPLLVPWNPGVRAELAARLRTDRPDVVHVHNVFPLLSPAVLAACADAGVPAVATLHNYTQICPPGTLQRDGLPCTECVGSTPLPAVRHGCYRSSRLATVPLAVSLSVNRRRWWSGVERFFCISAAQRDVLVRAGMPAERLVVKHNFVPDPDDRRSGEGEHLLFLGRLAEAKGVRLLMSAWDEIAASGGLGVPLVIAGTGPLEREVTAWAAGRDDVRYVGLLDPAECRKAVARSVAVVAPSTWLEAFGLVVVEAMAAGVPVVAAGHGAFVELVEDGVTGLLHRPGESASLASCIRRIAAEPALGREMGEAARRRYERGFSPAVGLKRLVEEYRTAIVGRTKSMGDSR from the coding sequence ATGTACGTCCTCGTGGTGCACAACCGCTACGCCTCGGCGCAGCCGAGCGGGGAGAACAAGGTCGTCGACCAGGAGGTGGAGCTGCTGCGCGCGGCCGGCCACCGGGTCGAGGTGTTCGAGCGGCGCAGCGACGACATCGCCGCCCGGTCTCTGCTCGGCAAGGTCGCGGTGCCGCTGCTCGTACCGTGGAACCCGGGGGTCCGCGCGGAACTCGCCGCCCGGCTGCGCACCGACCGGCCGGACGTGGTCCACGTCCACAACGTCTTCCCGCTTCTGTCGCCCGCCGTGCTGGCCGCCTGCGCCGACGCCGGGGTGCCCGCCGTCGCCACGCTGCACAACTACACCCAGATCTGCCCGCCCGGCACGCTGCAGCGGGACGGCCTGCCGTGCACCGAGTGTGTCGGGTCGACGCCGCTGCCCGCAGTCCGGCACGGCTGCTACCGCAGCTCCCGCCTTGCGACGGTGCCGCTCGCGGTCAGCCTGTCGGTCAACCGGCGGCGGTGGTGGTCCGGCGTGGAGCGGTTCTTCTGCATCTCCGCGGCACAGCGCGACGTCCTGGTGCGGGCCGGCATGCCGGCCGAGCGGCTGGTGGTGAAGCACAACTTCGTGCCCGACCCGGACGACCGCCGATCAGGCGAGGGCGAGCATCTGCTCTTCCTCGGCCGGCTCGCGGAGGCCAAGGGCGTACGGCTGCTCATGTCCGCGTGGGACGAGATCGCGGCGAGCGGCGGTCTGGGCGTACCGCTCGTGATCGCCGGCACGGGGCCACTGGAGCGAGAGGTGACCGCCTGGGCGGCGGGCCGGGACGACGTCCGCTACGTCGGCCTGTTGGACCCGGCGGAGTGCCGGAAGGCCGTCGCGCGGTCGGTCGCCGTGGTGGCTCCCTCGACCTGGCTGGAGGCGTTCGGCCTGGTGGTCGTGGAGGCGATGGCGGCGGGGGTCCCGGTCGTCGCCGCCGGTCACGGCGCCTTCGTCGAACTCGTCGAGGACGGGGTGACCGGACTGCTGCACCGGCCGGGCGAGTCGGCCTCGCTCGCGTCCTGCATACGCCGGATCGCGGCCGAGCCGGCCCTGGGCCGGGAGATGGGCGAGGCGGCCCGGCGCCGTTACGAGCGGGGCTTCAGCCCGGCCGTCGGGCTGAAGCGCCTGGTGGAGGAGTACCGCACCGCGATCGTGGGGCGGACGAAATCAATGGGGGACAGTAGATGA
- a CDS encoding class I SAM-dependent methyltransferase — protein MTRCRLCGSEAMASVVDLGATPPCESFLAADQLDQPEPAYPLHLRVCTDCWLAQIPPLITPEETFKEYAYFSSYSTSWVEHARTFVADAVQRLALDSDGSDAFVVEVASNDGYLLRHVVDRGIRCLGIEPSVNVGASARDAGVPTLTEFLDPATGAAVREEHGPADLVVANNVYAHIPDVVGFTQGLRALVADDGWVSIEVQHLLTLIEENQYDTIYHEHFQYYTVASATRALASGGLALVDVELLPTHGGSIRLWARPAEVAGEPTRRVADVLAREKAAGLQELSGYTEFSARVAKVRRDLLKFLIEAAERGETVVGYGAPGKGNTLLNHCGIRPDLLPYTVDRNPYKHGRFTPGTRIPILPPEQIAADKPDYVLVLPWNLRTELAEQLSFVHDWGGRLVFPIPELSIVEVKS, from the coding sequence ATGACACGATGCCGACTCTGCGGCTCGGAAGCCATGGCGAGCGTCGTCGATCTCGGGGCGACGCCACCGTGTGAGAGCTTTCTCGCCGCGGACCAACTGGATCAGCCGGAGCCGGCGTACCCGCTGCACCTGCGGGTCTGCACCGACTGCTGGCTGGCGCAGATCCCGCCGCTGATCACGCCGGAGGAGACGTTCAAGGAGTACGCGTACTTCTCCTCGTACTCGACCTCCTGGGTGGAGCACGCGCGCACGTTCGTCGCCGACGCCGTACAGCGCCTCGCTCTCGACTCCGACGGCTCCGATGCCTTCGTGGTCGAGGTCGCGAGCAACGACGGGTACCTGCTGAGGCACGTGGTGGACCGCGGGATCCGCTGCCTGGGCATCGAGCCGTCGGTGAACGTCGGCGCGTCGGCGCGGGACGCGGGTGTGCCCACGCTCACGGAGTTCCTGGACCCGGCCACCGGAGCAGCCGTCCGCGAAGAGCACGGCCCGGCGGACCTGGTCGTGGCCAACAACGTGTACGCGCACATCCCCGACGTCGTCGGTTTCACCCAGGGGCTGCGCGCCCTGGTCGCCGACGACGGCTGGGTCTCCATCGAGGTGCAGCACCTGCTGACCCTGATCGAGGAGAACCAGTACGACACGATCTACCACGAGCACTTCCAGTACTACACGGTCGCGTCCGCGACCCGGGCCCTGGCGAGCGGCGGACTCGCGCTTGTGGACGTCGAGTTGCTGCCCACGCACGGTGGTTCGATCCGGCTGTGGGCCCGGCCGGCCGAGGTGGCGGGCGAGCCGACGCGGCGGGTGGCCGACGTACTGGCCCGGGAGAAGGCCGCCGGGCTGCAGGAGCTGTCCGGGTACACCGAGTTCTCCGCCCGGGTGGCCAAGGTGCGCCGGGACCTCCTCAAGTTCCTCATCGAGGCGGCCGAGCGCGGCGAGACGGTCGTCGGCTACGGCGCCCCGGGCAAGGGCAACACCCTGCTCAACCACTGCGGTATCCGCCCCGACCTGCTCCCGTACACGGTCGACCGCAACCCCTACAAGCACGGCAGGTTCACCCCGGGCACCCGCATCCCGATCCTGCCGCCCGAGCAGATAGCCGCCGACAAACCGGACTACGTCCTCGTCCTGCCGTGGAACCTGCGGACCGAGTTGGCCGAGCAGCTGTCCTTCGTGCACGACTGGGGCGGTCGGCTTGTCTTTCCCATTCCGGAACTGAGCATTGTCGAGGTCAAGTCATGA
- a CDS encoding sugar phosphate nucleotidyltransferase, whose protein sequence is MKVVLFCGGYGMRMRNGTSDDVPKPMAMVGPRPLIWHVMRYYAHFGHTEFILCLGYGAHHIKDFFLNYEETVSNDFVLRGGRTELLSTDIASWTITFAQTGIESPIGERLRRVRHHLDGDEMFLANYADVLTDAPLPEMIENFARRDAGASMTVVPPQSSFHCVELGEDGLVGGITAVSELPLWENGGYFVLRQEVFDHIPENGDLVADGCAQLAKRGRLVAHQHRGFWKPTDTVKERAALDAAYARGDRPWAVWEQDSAGVKA, encoded by the coding sequence ATGAAGGTCGTTCTGTTCTGCGGCGGTTACGGGATGCGCATGCGCAACGGGACCTCCGACGACGTCCCCAAGCCGATGGCGATGGTCGGCCCGCGACCGCTGATCTGGCACGTCATGCGCTACTACGCGCACTTCGGGCACACGGAGTTCATCCTCTGCCTCGGGTACGGGGCCCACCACATCAAGGACTTCTTCCTCAACTACGAGGAGACGGTGTCCAACGACTTCGTGCTGAGAGGCGGGCGGACCGAGCTGCTGTCCACCGACATCGCCTCCTGGACGATCACGTTCGCGCAGACCGGCATCGAGTCACCGATCGGGGAGCGGCTGCGCCGGGTGCGGCACCACCTGGACGGCGACGAGATGTTCCTCGCCAACTACGCCGACGTGCTCACCGACGCCCCACTGCCGGAGATGATCGAGAACTTCGCCCGGCGCGACGCCGGTGCGTCGATGACGGTGGTGCCGCCGCAGTCGTCGTTCCACTGCGTGGAGCTGGGCGAGGACGGCCTGGTGGGGGGCATCACCGCGGTGAGCGAACTGCCGCTGTGGGAGAACGGCGGCTACTTCGTGCTCCGCCAGGAGGTCTTCGACCACATACCGGAGAACGGGGACCTGGTCGCCGACGGATGCGCCCAACTCGCCAAGCGCGGCCGGTTGGTGGCACACCAGCACCGCGGCTTCTGGAAGCCGACCGACACCGTGAAGGAGCGGGCCGCGCTCGATGCCGCCTACGCCCGGGGCGACCGCCCCTGGGCCGTGTGGGAGCAGGACAGCGCCGGGGTGAAGGCGTGA
- a CDS encoding PIG-L deacetylase family protein, whose amino-acid sequence MIRLGAGPLDRIVAVGAHCDDIAIGAGGTLLTLCRARPGIRVDALVLSGGGSEREQEERAALAAFCPGADLRLTVDKLPDGRLPAHWEEAKSAVEELRERTDPDLVLAPRTDDAHQDHRGLAQLIPTAFRDHLVLGYEIVKWDGDLGRPAAYQPLSPELAQQKVRLLQEHYPSQRHRPWYDREAFLGLARIRGIECHERYAEAFAVTKLVLNLGD is encoded by the coding sequence GTGATCCGGCTCGGTGCCGGGCCGCTGGACCGGATCGTCGCGGTGGGCGCGCACTGCGACGACATCGCCATCGGGGCGGGCGGCACGCTGCTGACGCTGTGCCGCGCGCGGCCGGGGATCCGTGTCGACGCGCTGGTGCTCTCCGGCGGTGGCAGCGAGCGGGAGCAGGAGGAGCGGGCCGCGCTCGCCGCCTTCTGCCCGGGCGCCGACCTGCGGCTGACCGTGGACAAGCTGCCGGACGGCCGGCTTCCCGCGCACTGGGAGGAGGCCAAGTCCGCGGTCGAGGAGCTGCGCGAGCGGACCGACCCGGATCTGGTCCTCGCCCCGCGTACCGATGACGCGCACCAGGACCACCGCGGTCTCGCGCAGCTGATACCGACCGCGTTCCGCGACCACCTCGTCCTCGGCTACGAGATCGTCAAGTGGGACGGCGATCTCGGCCGGCCGGCCGCCTACCAGCCGCTGTCGCCGGAGCTCGCCCAACAGAAGGTGCGGCTGCTGCAGGAGCACTACCCCTCGCAGCGCCACCGGCCCTGGTACGACCGCGAGGCCTTCCTCGGCCTGGCCCGGATCCGCGGCATCGAATGCCATGAGCGCTACGCCGAGGCGTTCGCCGTCACCAAACTCGTTCTCAACCTGGGGGATTGA